DNA from Candidatus Dormiibacterota bacterium:
TAGAGGCTCGTGCCCAGGAGCAGGCGCAGGCCGCCCACGTGATGCAAAGCTTCGGCCGGCCAGTCGCCGCCGTGGTCAAGGTGCCCGTAACCGCTCGGCCCTTCGTGCAGACGCCTCGCTCGCCGCTCGACGGGGTCAAGGGTAAAGGCGCGTGGCTGATGATCTTCGATGGCGACTGGAACGATCCCGATGCCGACCGTGCCGCGGCGATTGTCGATGCCGCGGTCCGGGCTGACCTCAGCCACCTATATATCAGGATCGCGGACTCGCGACACCACTTCTACGGCGCGTCGGCACTGCAAGACCTACTGCCGATCGCGCACGCGCACGGGCTGAGCATCATCGGCTGGATCGAGCCGATGCTCGATGACCCGACCTCCGATACCGCCGACGCATTGGCTGCGGCGCAGTTCGAGGAGCAGGGTCAGCGCCTCGACGGCCTCGCGCTGACGATCGAGGGCGACAGCACCTCGGACCCGAACGTCGGCCAGTACCTCTCGGGGATTCGCGGCGGTATCCAGGGCATGAATGGGGTAGGCGAGCGCTACCTGTTGGTGGCCAGCACCCTGCCCACCCCCTACGACCATCCCGGCTACGCCTACGCCACCATGTCGCGCTACTGCCAGGTCTTCGCGCCGATGGTCTACTGGCGCGCGACCGGCCTGCCTCAGTACAGCGGCACGGACGGGACTCGCGCCTACGTCGACCAGGTCTTCCAGCAGTTCCGCGATCCGGGCGTCAACCCCTTCAACCGTCCGCTGACGATCACCGCACAGGCCTACGACGCCGTGCTCGAGTACGGCACACCCGGTGCCCCGCCCGGCGCGGAGATCGTCACCTCGATGAATGAGACCCGCGCCCAGGGCGGCTTCAGCTGGTCCTTCTACCGGCTGGCGAATGCGGACAACGGGGTCACGGGCGAGGAACAGCAAGCGATCACCGCCTTCCCGTTCTGGCAGCGATACAGTGCAGGAGGAATCGCGGGGAAGGCGTTGATCGCGTTACCTGACCAGCCAGTCGCGTACTAAGGAGAGGGGTTGAGAAACCAATGAAAACGTTCTTTCGCCGTCTTCAGGTCCCATTGAACCTGCGCCGCAAGCGGGTCGCCGTGCCCGCGCTCGCGGTGCTAGCCGTGCTCATCGTCGGCGGCCTCTGGCTGATTGGCCATTCGGGGGCCAACACCGTATGGAACCAGCCCAGCGTGCCGATCAGCGACGCCCTGGATCGCGTCGATCACGGGCAGATCGTCGCCGCCAGCATCAGCGGCCAGCGCATTCTGCTGACGGATTCCGCGGGGCGGCAGTCGTGGACCAACGAGAAGGAAGCGTCGATGGGCTCGACCGAGCAGTACTTGCGCAGTCATAACGTCAAGGTCGCGGTCCAGCCCACCGACGAGACGTCCGTGGCGAACGTCCTGCCCAACCTGCTGGGGCTGCTGGTCCTCCTGGCGCTGCTCTTCATCCTGCTCCGCCGCTCGAACCTCCTGGGAAGTCCGATGGGGCAGATGACCAAGCACCTCGCGGAGTCCAGCGCCGCCTCCGGCGAGCCGGTCACGTTTTCCCAGGTGGTGGGTGTGGACGAGGCGAAGCACGAGCTGGAAGAAGTCGTTGAATTCCTGAAGGCGCCCGGCAGTTTCGGTCAGCTGGGGGCGCGCATGCCGCGCGGCATCCTGCTGGTCGGCCCGCCCGGCACCGGCAAGACGCTCCTCGCGCGCGCGGTCGCCGGCGAGGCCAAGGTGCCCTATTTCTCGCTGAGCGGCTCGGATTTCGTAGAGATGTTCGTCGGCGTCGGCGCGGCCCGCGTGCGCGACCTGTTCAAGCATGCCAAGAAGAATGCGCCGTGCATCGTCTTCCTGGATGAGATCGACGCGTTGGGCCGGAAGCGTGGCGGCGCGCAGATCCGGACCAACGAAGAACGCGAGCAGACACTGAACCAGCTACTGGTCGAGATGGATGGCTTCAACACCGACTGCGCAGTGGTCGTGATCGCGGCCACCAACCGACCGGACGTGCTCGACCCGGCGCTCTTGCGCTCCGGTCGCTTCGATCGCCGGGTGGCGATCGACGCCCCCGACCTCAACGGGCGGCGCGCGATCTTGAGTCTCTATGCGGCGCACAAGCCGCTTGCCGAGGACATCGACCTCGACGTGGTGGCCCGGCAGACACCCGGCTTCACCGGCGCGGACCTGGCCAACCTCCTGAACGAAGCCGCCATCCTGGCGGCGCGGAGCAAGAAGGCGGCGATCGGCAGTGAGGAGCTCGAAGAGGCCAGCCTGCGGGTCATGGCGGGCCCGGAAAAGCGCAGCCGGATGATCACCCCCGAGGAGAAGGCGATCATCGCCTATCACGAGGTCGGTCATGCGCTCGTGATGAAGTCGATTGCGAAGAGCGACCCGGTGCACAAGGTGTCGGTGGTCTCGCGCGGGCAGGCGCTTGGTGTCACGATCCAGCTGCCGACGAAGGATCGATACCTGACCTCGAAGTCCGAGCTCAACGCCCGCATGGCCGCCGCCATGGGAGGCCGCGCCGCCGAAGAGATCATCTTCGGCGACGTCACGACCGGCGCCAAGCAGGACATCGAGCATGCCACGAGCATCGCGCGCCAGATGGTGTGCGAGTTTGGGATGAGTGAGCGACTTGGTCTGGTCACGCTGCATCGGAAAGGCGATGGTGACAGCCAGTTCTTCTCCGAGCTGACCGCTGCCGATGTCGATGCCGAGGTCAAGGCCCTGACCGATGCGGCCTACCGAGTGGCGTACGACATCTGCCACGCGCGCCGCGCGACACTGGTGCGGATCGCCCAACACCTGCAGATCGTGGAAACGATCGATGGCCCCGAACTGGATCGGCTGCTTGTCGGGGAGGCCGTCCCACCGGTCAGCGTCGTCTCGCCCGAGATCAAGTCGGCGGTTGCGGCTCGCATCGCCGCCGCGGAAGCCATCAGTTGGGAGGAACCATCGGACGGCTCAGCCCACGAGAGCGAGACGCTACCGCCAATCACGGCCAGTTAACTAGATAATCTCTTCGTAAAGGTCGTAGACCTGCTTGAGGTCGTCGGGCGGCTTCACGCCGCCATTCTTTAACGACTCCAGCAGCATGAGGATGTACTTGACACCGGCGAGGTTGACGCCCTTCTCCCGCGTCAATTGCTGGATCACCTGCAACTTGCGCACATTGCGCTGCGAGTAGCGCCGGCGGTTGGTGGCCGTGCGATAGGGCTCGATGAGGCCGAGGTCCTCGTACATCATCAGGGTTCGCGGATGCGTCTCCAGGATCTCGGAAGCCACGCTGATCGTATAGAGGGGCTTGTCGAGATCGAAGGCTCCGCCGATCCGGGGATCGCGATTGGGGATCAAGCGTCTATTCCTTGACCCAATCTTGGACGCCACGGCTGAGGCTGGCCGGTGTCGTCTCAGACTTGATCAGGTAATCGAGCGCGCCGAGCTTCAGCCCACGGTCGACCAGTTCTTTCTCGCCGTAG
Protein-coding regions in this window:
- the ftsH gene encoding ATP-dependent zinc metalloprotease FtsH; translation: MKTFFRRLQVPLNLRRKRVAVPALAVLAVLIVGGLWLIGHSGANTVWNQPSVPISDALDRVDHGQIVAASISGQRILLTDSAGRQSWTNEKEASMGSTEQYLRSHNVKVAVQPTDETSVANVLPNLLGLLVLLALLFILLRRSNLLGSPMGQMTKHLAESSAASGEPVTFSQVVGVDEAKHELEEVVEFLKAPGSFGQLGARMPRGILLVGPPGTGKTLLARAVAGEAKVPYFSLSGSDFVEMFVGVGAARVRDLFKHAKKNAPCIVFLDEIDALGRKRGGAQIRTNEEREQTLNQLLVEMDGFNTDCAVVVIAATNRPDVLDPALLRSGRFDRRVAIDAPDLNGRRAILSLYAAHKPLAEDIDLDVVARQTPGFTGADLANLLNEAAILAARSKKAAIGSEELEEASLRVMAGPEKRSRMITPEEKAIIAYHEVGHALVMKSIAKSDPVHKVSVVSRGQALGVTIQLPTKDRYLTSKSELNARMAAAMGGRAAEEIIFGDVTTGAKQDIEHATSIARQMVCEFGMSERLGLVTLHRKGDGDSQFFSELTAADVDAEVKALTDAAYRVAYDICHARRATLVRIAQHLQIVETIDGPELDRLLVGEAVPPVSVVSPEIKSAVAARIAAAEAISWEEPSDGSAHESETLPPITAS
- a CDS encoding MerR family transcriptional regulator — translated: MIPNRDPRIGGAFDLDKPLYTISVASEILETHPRTLMMYEDLGLIEPYRTATNRRRYSQRNVRKLQVIQQLTREKGVNLAGVKYILMLLESLKNGGVKPPDDLKQVYDLYEEII